Proteins from one Scleropages formosus chromosome 14, fSclFor1.1, whole genome shotgun sequence genomic window:
- the ube2g2 gene encoding ubiquitin-conjugating enzyme E2 G2, protein MAGTALKRLMAEYKQLTLNPPEGIVAGPINEENFFEWEALIMGPEDTCFEGGVFPAILSFPSDYPLSPPKMRFTCEMFHPNIYPDGRVCISILHAPGDDPMGYESSAERWSPVQSVEKILLSVVSMLAEPNDESGANVDASKMWREDRAQFYVLAQQIVRKSLGL, encoded by the exons ATGGCGGGTACGGCGTTAAAGAGGCTCATGGCTGAGTACAAGC AGCTGACTCTCAACCCCCCTGAGGGCATAGTGGCAG GTCCCATTAATGAGGAGAACTTCTTTGAATGGGAGGCTTTGATCAT GGGCCCTGAAGACACATGCTTCGAGGGAGGTGTGTTTCCTGCCATCCTCAGCTTCCCCTCAGACTACCCGCTGAGCCCCCCGAAGATGAGGTTCACCTGCGAAATGTTCCACCCCAACA TCTACCCAGATGGCCGTGTTTGCATCTCCATCCTGCATGCCCCCGGTGACGACCCCATGGGCTATGAGAGCAGTGCTGAGCGATGGAGCCCTGTGCAGAGTGTGGAGAAGATCCTGCTGTCTGTCGTCAGCATGCTGGCTG AGCCCAACGATGAGAGCGGAGCCAATGTGGATGCTTCCAAGATGTGGCGTGAAGACAGGGCTCAGTTTTATGTTCTCGCACAGCAAATTGTCCGCAAGTCCCTGGGGCTTTAA